The Coffea arabica cultivar ET-39 chromosome 8e, Coffea Arabica ET-39 HiFi, whole genome shotgun sequence genome window below encodes:
- the LOC113703024 gene encoding isoflavone reductase homolog, producing the protein MAKSKVLVVGGTGHVGKRIVKACLAQGHTTYVLQRPEIGLDIGKLQMLLSFKEQGAHLVEGSFSDHQSLVDAVKLVDVVICTMSGVHFRSHSILMQLKLVEAIKEAGNIKRFLPSEFGMDPARMGDALEPGRVSFDEKMIVRKAIEGAKIPFTYVCGCCFAGYFVGNLSQLGTLVPPKEKVNIYGNGNMKVAYMDEDDIATYTIKTIDDPRALDKTVYLRPPENILTQRQLIEKWENLTGRKLEKCSIPAKDFLDSMKDMDYAGQVAVGHFYHVFYEGCLTNFEAGKDGKEASELYPEVEYTRMESYLKRYV; encoded by the exons ATGGCTAAGAGCAAAGTTCTTGTTGTGGGGGGCACTGGTCATGTGGGTAAGAGGATAGTGAAAGCTTGCTTAGCTCAAGGGCATACAACGTATGTTCTCCAAAGGCCAGAGATCGGTCTGGACATTGGTAAATTGCAGATGTTGTTGTCGTTTAAGGAGCAAGGAGCTCACCTTGTTGAGGGTTCATTTTCTGATCATCAAAGCCTTGTGGATGCCGTAAAACTAGTTGATGTTGTCATCTGCACCATGTCTGGTGTGCATTTCAGAAGTCATAGCATTTTAATGCAGCTCAAGCTTGTTGAGGCCATCAAAGAAGCTGGTAATATCAAG CGTTTCTTGCCATCAGAGTTCGGCATGGATCCTGCTAGAATGGGAGATGCCCTTGAACCAGGAAGGGTATCATTTGATGAGAAGATGATTGTGAGAAAAGCAATTGAAGGAGCTAAAATCCCTTTCACTTATGTCTGTGGTTGCTGCTTTGCTGGTTACTTTGTTGGTAACTTGTCTCAGTTGGGTACTCTAGTTCcaccaaaagaaaaagtgaataTATATGGCAATGGCAACATGAAAG TGGCTTATATGGACGAAGATGATATAGCTACTTATACGATCAAGACCATAGATGACCCGCGAGCACTGGACAAGACAGTTTATCTTCGACCACCAGAAAATATCCTCACTCAAAGGCAATTGATTGAGAAGTGGGAAAATCTTACAGgaagaaaactagaaaaatgcAGCATTCCTGCAAAAGACTTCCTAGATTCTATGAAAG ACATGGACTATGCTGGCCAAGTTGCCGTTGGCCATTTCTATCACGTATTCTATGAGGGCTGTTTGACAAACTTTGAAGCAGGAAAAGATGGTAAAGAAGCTTCTGAGCTATATCCGGAAGTTGAATACACCCGCATGGAATCATACTTGAAACGTTATGTTTAG